The genomic window CAGTCggccgccctccgcgccgcgcgccgcgcgccgccgcaggacctcctcgccgccgcgacgaccgCCTGCTCCTCTCCGGCGTCGTAGACGTCAATCAGTCACCGAgcgcgctcccctcccctcccccctcagCCGTCGCGCCCGGGGCCGGACCCCCTCCTCTGCGCCGCGCCCGATCTTATCCGCGACGGACGAGCCGCGACCCAGGCAACGGCGAGGCGATCCTCCCCGCGACGAGCCGGCACACGCGTCGTCGAGGCGATCCTGGCTGGCAGGCGGTGATACTCGATCCCCGGCCACGCGACGAGGCGACCCCAGGTAGATCGACAGACCATAGCGCGTCTGgtttctgaatttctgacgGTCTGCAGCGATGTCCCCGAATTCGTGCCTGATTCCCTGATTGATGCTGGGTTCTTGTTGCTGTGGAGTGTGGAATGCAGGGTACTCGCAGTCGCAGCTGTACTCGCCGTCGCAGCGAGGGCCGAGGAGGAGATTATTATATTCTTGGCGACTCCATTATGTGTTGCTTGCACATGTTTTTAGCACTAAATAAGCATCATAAATTCAGAATCAATTAAGTTTTCTTCACAATATAGATACAATTGTGCCAGTTCACTGTACTTTGATAAAGTGATATTTTTATGCCAAAACATAATTTAATACATCAAGATTAATGAATCAATTTCTTCAGTACTAGAGTTATATTGCTGTCCCATAGAAATGCACCACTGAAAGATGAAACATCTTAAGCTGACACCAACATTGTCTTTAGTTAATGCTAACGCAAACTGTTGATATACTCATATACATGTACAGGGTTGAGAGGCTTTTCTGGCTTCTCAATGAAAGTTATATCACAAGGTATGACTGTTACCCTTTATTTTGAGTTAACATGCACCCAGATTGGTATCATGCCTTGGTCATCTGGCATTAACTCATTTTACTAAATTTTGTTGAGAAATGCCCTGAATCCGTTGTAGTGAAGATGGGCATGCTTTTATCAAGTATGCTTTACCAATACCAGATATAAATGTCTCAAGTTACTGCAGATAACTAATTACTCCAGAAATAAAATCGATATTGTTGCTGTTTAAGCATTTTCAACTCACAGATCATAGCTATTTGTGAAAGTCAGATTGAATCCATTACTGTCGTATGATTTAGATTGTGTTTTCATTTCAGTATACGCTAACAGGATATCTTGTACAACATATCTTTGCATCCTTCTAGCTGTATATTTTCCACGTAAGATCTTTCACATTATTTGTCAGTTCTTGATGACATGCAAGCCATGCGCTAGATTTACTAATATGTTTTGAGGATGGAATCTGGAGCCAAATGTAGatggtaagttttttttgggaaaatacAGACTATCAGGGATTTGTAACTTCTATGGTTATAATTTGCACATATTCAGAGTTTCTTTtcatatgtttaatactccctccgtttcatgttataagatgttttggttTGTCctaaatcaaacttctttaagttagATCAACTTTATAGAGAAATGTAGCAGCATCTATGatctacaataccaaattagtttcattaatcTACCACTGAATATGTTTTCAGACTTCAGTGTGTTCTATGCCCAGAAAGTTGTACTACATTTTAGACTTATGCACTCTGACTTGTGGACTCTTGGTAATGGTTGGGATTATGTAGAGAATACAGAATAAAAATCAGGAcatttcattctttttttctctgcaCTTCCTTTCATATTGCTATGTTTGTTCTTCTGCACCATCTTTTATGAAGATATTTCTTCACTCTTATATGTTTTAGACAAATTGGGTATTTAGATACTATAGCGTACTAgtaaattttccatcacatctatTTTTGCTGGTTGTAATGACTTGAAAGTAACCTGTCCTCTGGGGCACAGATGTATCATGTAGTATGCTGTACAGAGACAAAAATCACTTGAATACCAGGGTGTATagtgggagagagatgaagataaATTAGCAAGAAATTACTTGGTATGGTCTGTGAATTTTTGGTTGATTTGAACTCATTTATAAACAGCAAGGTTGAATTTGTCAGATGGTGAAGCTACAAAAACTATAGGAAAACATAGCCTATTTCAAATAAATTCTAAGGGTCTGAAGTTTTATTCCTGAAATTTTCGTTTGTATGCAGCATGGCACAACATAATTATCGTCGTGATCGCCTGAGTCTTCTCTGTACTGGCAGCCATGGGTAATTCGGCATAGCATTGATCTGGCAAAGAAGATGAACAGAAGAAACGATAGCTATGATGGTATGTATGTGAACTCTAGCATTAATATATGCTACTCCTACTGCTCTTAACATACAGATGAATGTTTTGATCCTACTGTATCTTgcattattatttattaatgaTATTAGTTGCAAAATTAATATGTTCGGTTTAGTCTGTAGTAGTGTCATCATGGCCAATCATCAAATCCGACGATCAAAATTGCGTGCGTTCGATCTAACGGCTGGGAttgcctccacctccacccctccctcgccacgtaggatcaaaaTCAATTAGGTGCGTTCGATCATCGTGCCGTTGCGTTGCAGACTGCAGAGAGCAGCCGAGCGGAaatcgcgccgccggcgaccctcGTTCCCCTCCCTTCCCCGTCGTTCCCGGCGCCACCGCTCACccttcctgccgccgccgctccgccttcCCTGCAGATCCCCCCTCATTTCCCTGCACATTCCTCTCTCCTGTCGGCCGCCGCAagaaccgccgctgccgccgccgtcgaacctTCGACGATCAAGGGCGTCGTCTTCTCCGTCATtaagggcgccgccgcgccctctctctctttcttggaGGCCGCAGCTGAGCCGTCGCCCTCGTCGTCATCaaggccgccgcctcgccctgctCTCTTTCTTGGAGGCCGCAGCTGAcccgtcgccctcgccgtcgtcaaggtcgccgcctcgccctgcTCTCTCTTTCTTGGAGGCCGTAGCTGACCCGTCGCCCTCGCCGTGCCCTCTCTTTCTTGGAAGGACGCAGCTGATCCGGCGCCGCCGGTTGTTCGTCGTCTCAACCTCTTCCGCTCATCTTCCAGAGCGCCACGCTGCCTCAACAGGTTGGTACTGGCGTTCTTTCTCCCTTCTTGTGCAATCGAATGGACGacggtgaaaaaaaataaataaactaaggGACTGCTTCCTTGTGAGATGATTTGATTAATCTGGAGTGTTCAATGTTTAATGTGGATCAAATTGGTGGCAAATTCATATACTTCTTTGCCCGGTAACATTTTGTCGGCTTGAAATTGGTGGCTTGAAATTCTTGTCCGGTAATGTGGATCAAATTGGTGGCAAATTGATGATTTGAAGAATTTCATGTTCTGCTTGATAGGTAAAAAAGAACATCGATTGTGGTAGTTATGCTGGACTAACAAGTTCATTTGGAAAATTCTTTCGAATGTTAGTGCAGATATGAAGATACCAGTTAGAGAGATAACTTTACTAAATCGCTACTACAACATGCCCTAAGTTGATCGAAACAATCAACCATTTGTGGAGAGAGGCTTTCATTGCCACAATTTTTGTCCTCCAACTTGTATATCTTGTTCCATGGATGTATATGTTGTTGACTACATGAAGGATTAGATTATATACATCATTACTATTGTTGCTCCAAAATTTTTTTCAGATGCATTATCATAGTTGTGGACTGGCATGGAATGCTGGTGTCACCGTTTCAAATGAATGAATATGATTTCCATTTTTTTCGTTATAAAGCACACGATCTGCCAACATTTTGCACCAGTTTTACCTGTGTATTTTCTTAATAGTCTGTTACATGATTAGCTACATGCTGCATGCTACATCTCTGAGTTTACCAACTCAGTTCTTGTCTTTATCAAGTTGGTCAATCTCACAATAAACCTGTAAATTACTTTCAGAATGAAAGTATTTAGAAACTCAGTTTTGTAAGACCACTAGTATTTTTTGTAGTGAAATGAGCATTGTGCCTGCAGATATAAGATGTATAAACTCTGTGTTTATTTATGCTGCTACTGTTGCCACATGTGAATCTGAACTATCAAGATCCTAAACTAACGTGCATGTACTGTACAGTTCTGAAGAGTGAAgattttttaatcaaagtttGGGAAACTTCTCAGGGAAAGTTTGTCAAAACACTGCAGGTAATATACCACCATTTCGCTGGACATTCAAAGATTTATGCAATTTTTTATGCTCCAATGAGGAAGTTCAATTCATTGTCTAACTGGCCTTGCTAACTGAATTTCTACCTTCTCTAAATTACTAAATTACTTAATATTAATAATTTCAGTCTTTCTGTTGTATTCCCTCCCTTTCATATCATGTCACTTTgggtttgtcctaagtcaaggctttttaagtttgaccaagtctTTAGAAGACCGTTGTTTCATAGTAGCACCAGACATATAGGCTATACTGATATACTGAATAAGACCTCATGGTTTCCCCTCTTTTCTATTGCCCCACTTAAATTGCTTGTGAAAAGAAGATTAGTTGACCTTCCAAATGCAAAAAGAAGATTTTACTTCTACATTACAAATGAAAATGTTTCTAAGCAAACACCCAGAAATATCTTAGCAGGCATTTTGATCTGGGACTTCTTGAGTGAACTTCAGATTCAATTACACCTATGGTCATGTAAATTGTCTGGTTGACCTTTGCCATCACCCAATCCAAATAAAATCTCTAAACTTTATACCTGTTGATTGTACTGACTGAAGGCAACTAACTGTTCTTGGAAATTTTGTGACACATTCTGATCTTGAATATTAACGAACAGCTACACAAACACTACCTTTTATCTCATCAGATAATGATCGAAATTTCCATAGGAATTATCTGAGCTTGGAAGATCCatgttttggaatttttttctttgattctGTTCAGGCTAGGACAGGAAGAAGTTTGCACTTGTTTTATGTTTCCGTTTTTCAGTACAACTAGAATACTACAAATATTGGGCAGTAGGTCAATCATGTCATTCCTAATTTTCGTATTGTTTCCCTAATCTGACGATTTAATATCAACATATGTTCTGATCtacaaggttttttttttttttttttttttttacagaagcTAGGAGGGTAACAATGGATTATGATCAAGCAGATGGGCTTTATGTATGTGCACTCTATACAAATGACCTTTTTTTGCGCTAAAATTGTagctttttaatatatatatttctttgtgATCTATAGGATTTTCCTGCCGATGATCCGGTTTTGACCCTAAATATCAACCGATTTCTATCTGATAATCCTGAAGATAGATGCCAGTACTTTATTGATCAGATTGAAAGTGCCCGCAATCTAATACGGGCCAAATGTATCAAAGTTGTGAAGGGTACTGGGAAGCACCAAACTCTGTATCTCACTCCTGAGGATCTTTTTGTGTTCACAGTAGCTTTTACAGATGAAATATCAACGGTCACTGCTATTATTGAAGCAAAAAATATGTGGGTCCGCGGTTTCAGGACATCTGAGGGAGTGATTTATGAGTTCAAGGATGAGCCTCCTAAACTTGAGGAACTTGAGGAGATAATAGGCCACACAAATCAGAAGTATCAGAAGTTCAAAGGGAAGATTAAAAGGATAGCAGGAAAGCAAAAGAAGTCGCCCCATAAGTTTATTAAAGGTTCTATCTTGTTAGATCATGGGAGCAATTATCGTGCTCTGATTGGTGGAGGACAAAGTCTATACCGTCTTGCCATGGGCTTTCCTATACTAAAGGCGATGATAAATGATCTTGCACATTTTGATAAGAATCATCAGTCACCAACAGCAAAATGGTCTATGGCTGTACTGATTATTCATTCACCAGAGTGCCTTAAGAATAGATACATCTCTTCTCTTATGGTAGATGCTTTGGAGAACAGATACTTTCACAAGCTCCGGCGACTTAAGTCTCGAGGAAAGCATTACGCATTAAATTGGGACAAGTATTCTGGTTACATTCTGAAATCTCTGGATGTCCCATTGTTCATTTGGAATGCTAATGAGAGGTGTTATCGGCACAATGAATCATTCTTCTTGAAGGAAGATGCCCACATCAACCTGGAAACTGCTATGGAGGACATCTTGTTTATCAAATGTGATTCTTATCCTGAGAGCAGCTTCAGGGAGGTTAAGGAAAGAATCATTAACTTGCCAGCAAATCTGCAATCATCCATTGGTATAGTACTTGTGAATGGTGTTACCTATGTCTTACAGCGAGGAACAGAATTGCCATGCATTGCAGAGCTGGTCCTGAGGACTTTTACTTCCTCACCTTCAATCCAAGTAATAGAAGGAGATCTTCCAGTATTTTCTGATTCTCATATTGTTGGATCTCACGTTCGTATGAACCTAGAGCCGAGTCAGGGAAGCAAGAATATAAAAGTCATGGTTTGTGCAAATGCTCTTCGGTTATATGCTGAGGTCTATCAGATTGGAAATGAAAGCACTACCAAGCAGCGTGAAGGTCAACACGCATTTCGATTAGATGACGAGGTAATGTCagaaaatatttattgtattaaTGGAATTCAATTTTCTGTTTgacatttgtttttctttccagCTTTTCAGGAAGCACAGTGAAATGTGCACAAAATATAGTGATACATTTCAGAAACTCAAGGAATTGAAGGTTGAAATGGCAGAAAAGCTGTACTCAAATTTAAGTGACATAGATCTTATATGTGGTACTACTCAGAATCCATTAACACTAAAGAGTAAGTATTAATAAAGTTCACTTCTTTTTGCCTTGCTATAGCGTTAATACTAGAGAGCAAGTATAAACTTCACTTCTGTTTGCCTTGCTAGCATCGTTGATTATTTTATAAACTGACACAATCATGTTTATAATCTATGTTAGATTTTGGAATGTGAAGGAGGCATAGCCAGCAACTACATCGTCTTTTGCTCAAGGTGGATATTTTCGGGAATACACCAGCGGTGCATTTTTTCATTAAGGGAATAAAGGTTTATTTACAGCAAAAAAGCAAAAGGCAGCATGGGACTGAAACTGGAGAAACGAATACAAATAGGCCTATTCTCACGACATGTTTGTGCTACCCCGACCCTCTGGGACCTGTGGAAGGAATGATGGTATCAGCGAGTTGGATGTGTGCCAGAGCTCCGCTTCTGCTGCCATTCTCTTTGCAATGTCAACCCAAGTCGTGCTCTCATTGTTGAAGACTCGATTGTTTCGTTCTTTCCAAATTGTCCAGGCGACCAATGTTGCTAAGGTATCAAACCCTCAGCGATGCTGCTTGTGAACCTTCTCCCTGCTGCTGCAATGCCAGGTGTGAAAGGAAGTTTCATTCATCGGGAGGCAATCTGGCAGACCTATCGCTCGCAGTGCCCACCACCAAAGCTGCCTTGATTCCGGACACGCGACCAGAATGTGATCAATGCTTTCCTCATGTTGATCACAGAACGCATTTCGCAAGCAGGTGGATATTGTTAAAGCATTTGACACAAGTGTGTTGGCCCTTTCTTCTGGACACTGTCTCCCGTCTTAGGTTCAGCTGCCGGTAGCGAGATTGGATCTCTATTATTCTCCGCTCTTCTTCTCAGGTGCTGCTGATTTCTGAATAGTGTGCCTAGATGCTGATTCTTTCATCAACATGAACTTCGCCAAGGagactccctctctctctctgatgctTTTTATCCTAGTCATGGACATGGTTAATGCAATGATTAGGAAAACCTCAGATCTTGGGCATTTTTGTCTCACTCTACAACCCGGCGATCGAATTCTGAGCTCCTCTTTAGGAGGATGACTATGTGATGTTCCTGTCCTCTGCTGTTGGAGATCTGTAAGTTGCCAAGGGTATTATTTCTGTCTTTGGCATGGTGTCAGGTCTGACTCTGTACACAAACTTCAGTAAGTGTTTCATCACGCCGATTCGTTGCTCAGAGGATGATCTCAATCTGATTTAGCTGCTTTTCCCGTGCGTCTTCTCTGACTTCTCGTGCAAATATCAGAGAATCCACCTTCTGGTGATGAGCATCACTAAGGCCTCCTTTCATGCGTGTCTCGGTAATGGGAATCCTATCCTCTTCTGGTCAGACAAATGGGTTTGACGGGCAACCTATTGCTGCTTTGGCCTGGAGCTTGTGAATGTGGTGCCGAGGAGCTTGTGAATCAATCCTGGATCAGAGATCTTCCTTGTGCCTTAACTGTCTGAGTACTATCTATCACAATTCCTGAAGGGTTGAGATATTTGTCCAAAGTATCACCCTAATCTCTAACCTGGAAGATCAAGTCATCTGGTGCTGCACCAGCGACTCCTCTTACCCTGCACCAAGCAGATTTGGCACGACCTGGCCAAGTGCAAGTTGTTTATATGGCTGGCTGTTCAGAAACATTGCTGGACAGTGGATCGCATGATCAGGCATGGCATGGACAGTCATACATGTTGCCCCTTGTATGTGCAAGAGTTGGAGATGGTCAATCATATCCTTCTCACCTGCGTGTTTGCCCTGCAGGTGTGGTGCGAAATCCTCTCCTTGGCCGGCTTTCCCCTGCCCACCCCTGGCTGGGACTGTGTCATCCAGAAGTGGTGGCTGTTTGCCAGAAGATGCAACGGCGTGGATTTGATTCACTAGTGCTCCTGGTTTTTTGGTAACTGTGGAGGGAGCGAAATCGTCGTGTTTCCGATAGGTCACTATCCTAAATATCTGAAGTTGTAGCTCTGATTCACAAGGAGGGTCGTCTATGGTGCGTTTCTGTTGCTGCGCCACTAGGAGCACTTCtgggtatatttttttttcagttcctCTCTTGTTGCTGGGAGATTTTCTAAGTTTAATATTTAGTAGTTAGCCTTCCAATTTTGTTCCTCCTTGCCATTTCTGCTGGATTCTTCTGGCCGGGTGCGGTGTGTAACTAAATGCTTCATCTTATAATATATTGATACGCAAATCTTTTGCATGTTTACGAAAAAAAATACAGCTCTAGCTAGCTGCTAGTTAACTGAAATCATCTGGCACTTTTTATTCAACATTGTCATGTGTGCTATGAGTCTTTTGTTTGACAtggcaatatatgttacttatCCTTAATCTTTTTTGTTCCATAATACGATAAATGACACCCAATTTTTCTGATGTTTTCAATTCTGCAACATACAGGAACCTAATTGCTGGCCATATAGTGTATAGAAGCTTGGAGCTATGGACTCATTTGGATACTGGTGCACTCAGTTGCTGGTTTGATGCACTCAGCAATCAACATTGTTGTTACTGATGATTGAATAAATGGGTTAGTCGAAATAGTTAAAATCGGATGTTCATAATTCTTGCTTGGTTGAGACTGAGGAAGAGGTCTGGACCGTGATCAAAGCCATCCCCAATGACAGCATCGGAGCCTGATGGTTACACTGGACTATTCTACAATCATGTTGGGGTGGTTTTGGCAGCCCTTGGAAAATTTTACACAGGGAACACTCAAAACTTTGATCAGCTAAACAATGCTGTTATAACCATCCTGCTTAAGATTGAATCACCAATGATGTTGAAGGATTACCGGCCAATAATTATGAGTTTCGATGCCAATGATTTTGAGGAATGGGCAGCTACTCGAATTCAGAATGCCTTTCAATGCTACAAGGTAACATTAATTATGAGTTGTTTCCTTCATTTTGGCTACCAAAGGAGTTCTTTGTTGCTAAGAAATTGGCACATCGTTTCCTGCCGTTTCGT from Oryza glaberrima chromosome 6, OglaRS2, whole genome shotgun sequence includes these protein-coding regions:
- the LOC127776576 gene encoding uncharacterized protein LOC127776576 yields the protein MDYDQADGLYDFPADDPVLTLNINRFLSDNPEDRCQYFIDQIESARNLIRAKCIKVVKGTGKHQTLYLTPEDLFVFTVAFTDEISTVTAIIEAKNMWVRGFRTSEGVIYEFKDEPPKLEELEEIIGHTNQKYQKFKGKIKRIAGKQKKSPHKFIKGSILLDHGSNYRALIGGGQSLYRLAMGFPILKAMINDLAHFDKNHQSPTAKWSMAVLIIHSPECLKNRYISSLMVDALENRYFHKLRRLKSRGKHYALNWDKYSGYILKSLDVPLFIWNANERCYRHNESFFLKEDAHINLETAMEDILFIKCDSYPESSFREVKERIINLPANLQSSIGIVLVNGVTYVLQRGTELPCIAELVLRTFTSSPSIQVIEGDLPVFSDSHIVGSHVRMNLEPSQGSKNIKVMVCANALRLYAEVYQIGNESTTKQREGQHAFRLDDELFRKHSEMCTKYSDTFQKLKELKVEMAEKLYSNLSDIDLICGTTQNPLTLKNFGM